The following coding sequences are from one Enterococcus sp. 4G2_DIV0659 window:
- a CDS encoding phosphatase PAP2 family protein has product MKRQKFTPAIISIVLFSLLTFLVVANVPGFIHLDFSIYQFTWKPDGVITNLVNILAKTATIIPITIVSLIVSVMLFRNNYRILAIWLSSNVFVVSALGFILKQTIARTRPNVEQLAERASYSFPSGHSLLAMCLASSIMLVIQTVYSNDPKKYQMLNIGLVVYVLLIGLGRIYLRVHYPSDVLGGFLLSFSWVNLSYVLLQKIDANGKISILTKNNQDTNY; this is encoded by the coding sequence TTGAAAAGACAAAAATTTACCCCTGCGATTATAAGTATTGTACTATTTTCATTACTTACTTTTTTAGTTGTTGCTAACGTACCAGGGTTTATTCACTTGGATTTTTCTATATATCAATTCACTTGGAAACCTGATGGAGTGATTACTAATCTAGTGAATATACTTGCGAAAACAGCAACGATTATTCCAATCACTATAGTCAGTTTAATTGTTTCAGTGATGCTTTTTAGAAATAACTATAGGATATTAGCCATTTGGCTGAGTAGTAATGTGTTTGTCGTCAGTGCTTTAGGTTTTATACTGAAACAAACTATTGCACGAACGAGGCCTAATGTAGAACAACTTGCTGAAAGGGCTTCTTACAGTTTTCCTAGTGGTCACTCTTTATTAGCGATGTGTTTGGCATCTTCGATTATGTTAGTTATACAAACCGTGTATTCAAATGATCCAAAAAAGTATCAAATGTTAAACATTGGCTTAGTCGTATATGTCCTTTTGATTGGATTGGGTCGAATCTATTTAAGGGTTCACTATCCTAGTGATGTGCTTGGAGGATTTCTGTTGAGTTTTTCCTGGGTAAACCTTTCCTATGTTTTGCTGCAGAAAATAGATGCCAACGGAAAAATTTCCATTTTAACAAAGAACAATCAGGATACTAACTACTAG
- a CDS encoding ABC transporter ATP-binding protein, translating into MAEQKQHRPRGGRGGGPGGHIAPVEKAKDFKGTLKKLLSYLGAYKIPVFFVIIFAIASTIFNIWGPKILSKAITELFNGLIKKYQGTGGIDFEKIGGILLFMLGLYLVASLFGIIQGWIMSTISQKITYRMRKEISEKINRMPMNYFESRTTGEVLSRITNDVDTLGQSLNQSITQLITSTFTIIGVIVMMLSISVKMTGIAILIVPISMILIMIVVKNSQKYFKTQQEYLGVINGKVEETIGGYTIVRLFNDEENALKEFKEQNDVLFKSAWKSQFLSGLMQPIMNFVGNLGYVAVAIFGGIMAYNGSITVGDIQAFIQYVRNLTQPIAQLAQVSNLLQSMAAAAERVFEFLGEDEEEQTVENPVKIDKAKGMVDFEHVRFGYTPEKIIINDFSSHVDPGQTVAIVGPTGAGKTTMVKLLMRFYDVTSGAIKIDGHNIKDFNREDLRKNIGMVLQDTWLFKGTIMENLRYGRLDATDEEVYEAAKAAHVHHFIQTLPGGYNMELNEESSNISQGQKQLLTIARAILADKPILILDEATSSVDTRTEGLIQGAMNNLMAGRTSFVIAHRLSTIKDADKILYMQDGDIKEQGTHEELLAQGGYYASLYNSQFEELTE; encoded by the coding sequence ATGGCAGAACAAAAACAACATCGCCCTCGCGGCGGTCGTGGTGGCGGACCTGGAGGACATATTGCTCCAGTAGAAAAAGCCAAAGATTTTAAAGGAACATTGAAAAAATTATTGTCCTATCTTGGCGCATATAAAATTCCTGTTTTCTTTGTAATAATCTTTGCAATTGCCTCAACTATTTTTAATATTTGGGGACCTAAAATCTTATCAAAAGCAATTACAGAATTATTTAATGGCTTGATCAAAAAATATCAAGGAACTGGCGGCATTGATTTTGAAAAAATTGGCGGGATATTATTATTCATGCTAGGTCTTTATCTGGTTGCTTCCTTATTTGGAATCATTCAAGGTTGGATCATGTCAACCATTTCTCAAAAAATTACGTACCGAATGCGTAAAGAAATCTCAGAAAAAATCAATCGTATGCCGATGAATTACTTTGAAAGTAGAACAACGGGTGAAGTATTGTCAAGAATCACAAATGATGTAGACACACTTGGACAATCATTGAACCAATCCATTACACAATTGATTACTTCTACATTTACAATTATCGGAGTTATTGTCATGATGTTATCGATCTCAGTAAAAATGACTGGTATCGCTATTTTGATCGTACCAATTTCAATGATTTTAATTATGATCGTTGTGAAAAACTCGCAAAAATACTTTAAAACCCAACAAGAATATCTTGGCGTGATCAATGGGAAAGTCGAAGAAACAATTGGCGGTTATACTATCGTCCGTTTATTTAACGATGAAGAAAACGCCCTTAAAGAATTTAAAGAACAAAATGATGTGTTATTCAAATCTGCTTGGAAATCTCAATTTCTTTCTGGCTTGATGCAGCCAATCATGAACTTTGTTGGAAATCTTGGTTACGTAGCTGTTGCAATCTTTGGTGGAATCATGGCGTACAATGGCTCAATTACTGTTGGGGACATTCAAGCGTTCATCCAATACGTTCGTAACTTAACTCAACCAATCGCTCAGTTGGCTCAAGTATCTAATTTACTTCAATCAATGGCAGCAGCTGCGGAACGTGTCTTTGAATTCCTTGGTGAGGATGAAGAAGAACAAACTGTTGAAAATCCAGTTAAAATTGATAAAGCAAAAGGCATGGTAGACTTTGAACATGTTCGTTTTGGTTATACACCAGAAAAAATTATTATCAACGATTTTAGTTCCCATGTTGATCCTGGTCAAACTGTAGCGATTGTTGGTCCAACTGGAGCAGGTAAAACAACGATGGTTAAATTATTGATGCGTTTTTACGATGTAACATCTGGAGCCATTAAAATCGATGGTCATAATATCAAAGACTTTAATCGTGAAGACCTTCGTAAAAATATTGGAATGGTTTTACAAGATACTTGGTTATTTAAAGGAACTATCATGGAAAATCTTCGTTATGGTCGTCTTGATGCAACGGATGAGGAAGTATACGAAGCGGCAAAAGCTGCTCATGTTCACCACTTTATCCAAACATTACCTGGCGGCTATAACATGGAATTAAATGAAGAATCATCAAATATCTCTCAAGGCCAAAAACAATTATTGACGATTGCTCGTGCTATTTTGGCAGACAAACCGATCTTGATTTTAGATGAAGCAACATCATCTGTCGATACTCGCACAGAAGGTTTAATCCAAGGGGCGATGAATAATTTAATGGCGGGTCGGACATCATTTGTTATCGCACACCGTTTGTCAACGATTAAAGATGCAGATAAAATTCTTTATATGCAAGACGGCGATATCAAAGAACAAGGAACACATGAAGAATTACTTGCTCAAGGTGGTTACTATGCATCACTTTATAACTCACAGTTTGAAGAGTTAACTGAGTAA